The sequence ACTACGGGCTCATTATTATACTGAAAGCCAGAAGTGACGCTCACCTCATCTGCTTTTTTATCAACGTAACTGACCATTACATAAGGCTTGCGATCGGCTGTATAGTGTTCACTTTTTTCCTTAGGATAGGATACAATATAACACACTTTCTCACCATCTTCCAGTGCAGTATACACAAACCAGTCTTTATATTTTTCCCTCAGTTGTACATTACTAACCGATGCAAGAGTGTCTATTGAAAAAAATATTAGAAATACGAAAAGACTACGCATGTAAACCGAATTTCAAACTCTCTGATTTTATATGTTGTTTTACCTTACTCATCGCTTGTTCAGCCAGCTGTCTTATTCTTTCTCTTGAAACACAATATTTTTTGCTAAGCTCATCCAAAGTCTGAGTATTCTCAGACAAATATCTGCTAATGAAAATGTCTCTTGATCTTTCATTAAGACTTGCTAATGCATTGCTTAAGATTGTTTCTTTTAATGCCTTTTCTTCATGATTCTGGTAAGCTAATTCTTGATTGACTAAATTACACGGAATCATATCTTGTAACTCCTTTTTAGAGTCATCACCTATTTTTATACAATTATTTAACGACTGATCCTTACAAGCCAAACGATAGTTCATCTGTACAACATCTTCTTCAGATACAGAAAGCTCGTTTGATATTGCTTTTATTTCTTCTTTACTCAAAGTTTCTCTGTTTGTGTATTGTAAAATTCTTTTTTTTATTTTACGTAAACTAAAAAACAATCTCCTTTGTGCTTGCGTTGTACCTATTTTTACAAGTGACCAAGATTTTAATATAAAGTCTTTCATTGAAGCTTCAATCCACCATACTGCATAAGTTGAAAAACGAAATCCCAAGTTAGGATTGAACTTTTTCACTGCATACATTAAACCCATATTTCCTTCCATGACCAGGTCCATCAACAATAGACCGTAATTCTTAAATTTCATTGCAATTTTTACTACCAAATTCAAATGGCTAGTAATCAACCTGTGAGCAGAAGAAATATCCTGGTATTCTTGCCAATTTTTTGCTAATCGCACTTCCTCTTCTTGGGAAAGCATAGGAAATTTTCGCACTTCAGCAATATATTGCATGAGATTAGTGCTACTATTAACAGATAAATTCGCTACTGGGATCAACATAATAACTTAAATTAAAACTCCATGTATATAATATATTGATTTTCAGTGAAAAATTCAAGCTTTAATTAAAAAAAGCATAACTTTATATCTAATTAAGACCTTAGCAACATTAAACTTCAACCAGAACTACCTGAATGTAGAATTAAAATTACTAATGTGTAATGATAGGCTATATAATTTAAAGTAAACAGTGTGTTATTCCAGTGTTTAAACACTGGAATTCACATTTCTTTTTTCTAGATCCCAGTGTCATTCTACTTGAATGACAAGAAAAACCCACTGGGATAATAAGACAAAGATAGACTAGAAATTAAACGCTACTCCAGCTTCTGCACCAACAGTGCTGTAAAGAACTTTGATTCCGCCATCATCTTTAGCTTTCTTACCAAAATTAGCACCATAAGAACCAAAATAACGAGCACCAGCATAAAGCTTGATTTCTGGGGTTACATCATAACTAATACCAGCTTTTGCTTGATAAGCAAAACCAAATCCAGATTTTTTATCACCAGTAACCTCTGTTACTAAAGGATTGCTTACATACGCTGCACCAACACCAACACCAACGTATGGAGTGATAGGCATATCTTCAATTGCTATATCGTAATAAACATTAACTAGTCCTGAAAATGCTGTTAAACTTTCTACAACTGCTGGAGAAGTATCTACTACATCTGCATCTTTACTCAATTGTGAGTAAAGTCCTTCAACATCAACCCTGATATCATCCATTTTATAACCAAATGCACCACCTCCAGCTAGAAAAGATGCTTTTAAGGGACTATTGTTGTCCTTACCTGATTTATATGTAACACCATCAATCTTTGTTTTAAAAGATAAAACTTCACCGTTGTATTGTAAACGAACGTAGTAGCTAGTTTCTTCATCACTTATTGGACCAATAGGATCTGATGAAAAAGCAGAGTTTGATAGGCTTAGCAACGTCACTAAAGCAGCTGCCGAAAAAAACTTTTTATAATGCATAATTGCCCTCGTTAAAAAAATTAAAATTCCACTTTAGCAGTCTAAATAATAACTAAAGTTAAGTCAAGTGCTAACTTAATAACACAAAAC is a genomic window of Wolbachia endosymbiont (group B) of Germaria angustata containing:
- a CDS encoding RNA polymerase factor sigma-32, whose product is MLIPVANLSVNSSTNLMQYIAEVRKFPMLSQEEEVRLAKNWQEYQDISSAHRLITSHLNLVVKIAMKFKNYGLLLMDLVMEGNMGLMYAVKKFNPNLGFRFSTYAVWWIEASMKDFILKSWSLVKIGTTQAQRRLFFSLRKIKKRILQYTNRETLSKEEIKAISNELSVSEEDVVQMNYRLACKDQSLNNCIKIGDDSKKELQDMIPCNLVNQELAYQNHEEKALKETILSNALASLNERSRDIFISRYLSENTQTLDELSKKYCVSRERIRQLAEQAMSKVKQHIKSESLKFGLHA
- a CDS encoding P44/Msp2 family outer membrane protein; the protein is MHYKKFFSAAALVTLLSLSNSAFSSDPIGPISDEETSYYVRLQYNGEVLSFKTKIDGVTYKSGKDNNSPLKASFLAGGGAFGYKMDDIRVDVEGLYSQLSKDADVVDTSPAVVESLTAFSGLVNVYYDIAIEDMPITPYVGVGVGAAYVSNPLVTEVTGDKKSGFGFAYQAKAGISYDVTPEIKLYAGARYFGSYGANFGKKAKDDGGIKVLYSTVGAEAGVAFNF
- a CDS encoding invasion associated locus B family protein — translated: MRSLFVFLIFFSIDTLASVSNVQLREKYKDWFVYTALEDGEKVCYIVSYPKEKSEHYTADRKPYVMVSYVDKKADEVSVTSGFQYNNEPVVLNIDKKIKYQLPIIQRSLAWTDDTKTDQDLILKMKQGLSMIVNGKIKTANVDDTYSLLGFQKAYQKMHDLCHTK